GTCAACGGCTCGACCGGCATCGCCGTCGGCATGGCGACCAACATCCCGCCGCACAACCTCGGCGAGATCATCGACGCGACGATCGCGCTGATCGACGACCCGTCGTTGACGGCCGTCGACCTGATGCGCCACGTGCCGGCGCCCGACTTCCCGACCGGCGGGCTGATCCTCGGCAACCAGGGCGTGTACGACGCCTACACGACCGGCCGCGGGTCCATCAAGGTGCGGGCCGTCTGCACGATCGAGGAACCGGAGAAGGGGCGTGACCGCGAGCGCATCGTGGTCACGGAGATCCCCTACATGGTCAACAAGGCGACCCTGCTCAAGAAGATCGCCGACCTCGTCAACAGCAAGGTGCTCTCGGGCATCGCCGACCTGCGCGACGAGTCCTCGCGCGAGGGCATGCGCATCGTCATCGACCTCAAGCGCGACGCCAACGCCCAGGTCGTGCTCAACCAGCTCTACAAGCACACGCAGCTGCAGGACACGTTCGGGGCCAACATCCTCGCGCTGGTCGACGGCGTACCGCGCACGATCACGCTCGACCAGGCGCTCAGCCACTACATCGGCCACCAGGTCGACGTCATCACCCGTCGCACCCGCTACCGGCTGCGCAAGGCCGAGGACCGTGCCCACGTCCTCGAAGGACTGCTCACCGCGCTCGACCACATCGACGAGATCATCGAGCTGATCCGTCGCAGCGAGTCCGCCGACGCCGCCAAGCTGCAACTGATCGAGCGTTTCGAGCTGTCCGACGTGCAGGCGCAGGCCATCCTCGACATGCAGCTGCGGCGCCTGGCCGCCCTCGAGCGCCAGCGCATCCAGGACGAGTACGACGAGCTGCAGCGGCTCATCGCCGAGCTGCGCGAGATCCTCGGCGACCCGTCCCGCGTGCGGGCGATCATCAAGGACGAGCTGACCGAGATCCGCAACCGCTTCGCCGACGAACGCCGCTCGCGGATCGTGCCCGACGAGGGCGCGATGACGGTCGAGGACCTCATCCCCGTCAGCGACGTCGTCATCACGCTGTCCCGCGCCGGCTACGTGAAGCGCACGCCCGTCGACGCCTTCCGGACGCAGCGCCGCGGCGGCCGTGGCGTACGCGGGGCGGAGATGAAGGAGGACGACATCGTCGCCTCCCTGCTGACCTGCTCGACCCACGACCACCTGCTGTTCTTCACCAACCGGGGCCGCGTCTACCGGATCAAGGCCTACCAGGTCCCGGAGAAGTCGCGGGCGTCCAAGGGGGTCTACGTCGCCAACGTCCCCGGGCTCGCGCTCGAGCAGGGCGAGACCGTCGCCGCGGTCATGTCGCTCAAGGACTTCACCGGCGAGCGCTACCTCGTGTTCGCCACCAAGCAGGGCACGGTCAAGCGCACCCGCCTCGACGCGTTCGACTCCCCCCGCTCGGTGCTGATCGCCATCAACCTCAACGACGACGACGAGCTCATCGGGGTGGCCGTCACCTCGGGCGAGCAGGACGTCGTGCTGG
This Egicoccus sp. AB-alg2 DNA region includes the following protein-coding sequences:
- the gyrA gene encoding DNA gyrase subunit A → MARAEDGTPVDESGGVLAARVEPVVIEDEMRSSYLDYAMSVIVGRALPDARDGLKPVHRRILYSMDETGLRPDRPYRKCASAVGDVMKKYHPHGDSAIYDALVRMGQDFSIRYELIDGHGNFGSVDGDPAAAMRYTEARLSRLAMELLRDIDEDTVDFVPNYDGYEEEPVVLPARFPNLLVNGSTGIAVGMATNIPPHNLGEIIDATIALIDDPSLTAVDLMRHVPAPDFPTGGLILGNQGVYDAYTTGRGSIKVRAVCTIEEPEKGRDRERIVVTEIPYMVNKATLLKKIADLVNSKVLSGIADLRDESSREGMRIVIDLKRDANAQVVLNQLYKHTQLQDTFGANILALVDGVPRTITLDQALSHYIGHQVDVITRRTRYRLRKAEDRAHVLEGLLTALDHIDEIIELIRRSESADAAKLQLIERFELSDVQAQAILDMQLRRLAALERQRIQDEYDELQRLIAELREILGDPSRVRAIIKDELTEIRNRFADERRSRIVPDEGAMTVEDLIPVSDVVITLSRAGYVKRTPVDAFRTQRRGGRGVRGAEMKEDDIVASLLTCSTHDHLLFFTNRGRVYRIKAYQVPEKSRASKGVYVANVPGLALEQGETVAAVMSLKDFTGERYLVFATKQGTVKRTRLDAFDSPRSVLIAINLNDDDELIGVAVTSGEQDVVLVSRKGYAIRFAEEDARAMGRTAAGVRGMRLKSSAPEENGDQVLAMGVVGNQDADDDTYLMVVTDRGYGKRTPMVNYPTQRRGGQGVQTVRLTEARGGLAGALVVPYEAEVLLVSDNGTLIRMSLADVRPMSRSTQGVSLMKPGDGASVVAVALVVDADEPDGSSAADVAGPADGDGNAQEPPQ